Proteins from one Romboutsia sp. CE17 genomic window:
- a CDS encoding threonine/serine exporter family protein, which translates to MFIEIIMSFFAAFSFGILFNVKGKYLYVAGFGGSLGWFVYKACLTSGIGGSSSLFLSAVVFSIYCEMCARIYMTPTTILSVCCLIPLVPGYGVYNTLYECLKGNYIKAFDIGTTTLGSAGALALGVILVSTLFRNFNLHKLIKIIK; encoded by the coding sequence ATGTTCATAGAAATTATTATGTCCTTTTTTGCTGCTTTTAGTTTTGGCATACTATTTAATGTTAAAGGTAAATATTTATATGTTGCTGGATTTGGCGGTTCTTTAGGATGGTTTGTATATAAAGCTTGTCTTACTTCTGGTATTGGAGGTAGTTCTTCTCTATTTTTATCTGCTGTAGTATTTAGTATTTACTGCGAGATGTGCGCACGTATTTATATGACCCCTACTACGATTCTAAGTGTATGCTGCTTAATACCATTAGTTCCAGGATATGGTGTTTATAATACATTGTATGAATGTTTAAAGGGAAATTACATAAAAGCATTTGATATTGGTACTACTACATTGGGAAGTGCCGGAGCATTAGCATTGGGGGTAATCCTTGTATCTACTTTATTTAGAAATTTTAATCTACATAAGTTAATAAAGATAATAAAATAA
- a CDS encoding MFS transporter: MNLNAARNLEVKNERPFGLRDKVGYLLGDLGNDFTFIFASMFLMIFYTKVWGVSTSLVGVLFLVSRCVDAFSDITMGVIADKANPTKDGKFRPWIKRIAGPVALMSFLMYQYSLADASLTIKVIVMFTTYILWGSVFYTAINIPYGSMASAITNDPKERASLSTWRSLGASFASVIIGSLTPQIIYYADANGNQLVNPEKFTMIAGVFSICAFICYMLCFKLTTERVKFESDDNKEKVSIAKNLGIIAKNKALLAIIGAAIVLLLSSLMTQTINAYLFADYFKNVNALSTLSMIGLPVNLFLAAVLVKVADRFGKKEVSMISMLITGAIYIGCYIAKITNPWIYVGIYTISSLFMNTFNMLIWAKITDIIDYNEILTGKRDDGTIYGVYSFSRKIGQALAGGLGGFALGFIGYNSMAATQSTATTDGIYALATLFPGACYIVVGLILMFAYPLSKKVVNENNLKLEAMRSSK, translated from the coding sequence ATGAATTTAAATGCAGCAAGAAATTTAGAAGTAAAAAATGAAAGACCTTTTGGTCTAAGAGACAAAGTAGGTTATCTACTTGGCGATTTAGGGAATGATTTCACATTTATTTTTGCAAGTATGTTCTTAATGATATTCTATACGAAAGTATGGGGTGTTAGTACATCTTTAGTTGGTGTGTTGTTTTTAGTATCAAGATGTGTAGATGCTTTTTCAGATATAACAATGGGGGTTATAGCAGATAAAGCAAATCCTACAAAAGATGGTAAATTTAGACCTTGGATAAAAAGAATAGCAGGGCCAGTAGCTCTTATGAGTTTCTTAATGTATCAATATAGCTTAGCAGACGCTTCTTTAACTATTAAGGTAATAGTAATGTTTACAACTTATATATTATGGGGATCTGTTTTTTATACAGCAATAAATATACCTTATGGTTCAATGGCATCAGCTATTACTAATGATCCAAAAGAGAGAGCATCTCTTTCAACTTGGAGAAGTTTAGGTGCAAGTTTTGCTAGTGTTATTATAGGAAGTTTAACACCTCAAATTATATATTATGCAGATGCTAATGGAAATCAACTAGTAAATCCAGAAAAGTTTACTATGATTGCTGGAGTATTCTCAATATGTGCATTTATATGTTATATGTTATGTTTTAAACTTACTACAGAACGTGTTAAATTCGAAAGTGATGACAACAAGGAAAAGGTTTCTATTGCAAAGAATCTTGGAATAATAGCAAAAAATAAAGCTTTATTAGCAATAATAGGAGCAGCAATAGTATTACTTCTTAGTTCATTAATGACACAAACTATAAACGCTTATTTATTTGCTGACTACTTTAAAAATGTAAATGCATTATCTACTTTAAGTATGATTGGTTTACCGGTAAACCTATTCCTTGCAGCAGTTTTAGTAAAAGTAGCAGATAGATTTGGTAAAAAAGAAGTATCTATGATATCTATGCTTATTACAGGAGCAATATATATAGGTTGTTATATAGCTAAAATAACAAATCCATGGATATATGTAGGAATATATACTATATCATCACTTTTCATGAATACGTTTAATATGCTTATATGGGCTAAAATAACTGATATAATAGATTATAATGAAATACTTACTGGAAAAAGAGATGATGGAACAATATATGGAGTTTACTCTTTCTCTAGAAAAATAGGACAAGCTTTAGCTGGAGGACTTGGAGGATTTGCCTTAGGATTTATAGGATATAACTCAATGGCAGCAACTCAGTCAACTGCTACAACAGATGGAATTTATGCATTAGCAACTTTATTCCCAGGTGCTTGCTATATAGTTGTTGGATTAATACTAATGTTTGCTTATCCTTTAAGTAAAAAAGTAGTTAATGAAAATAATCTTAAATTAGAAGCAATGCGTAGTTCTAAATAA
- a CDS encoding dicarboxylate/amino acid:cation symporter: MKKIFNSLIFKLVLAVTLGLIIGFCSNESVMNVIVTLKYILGQIIFFTVPLIIIGFIAPSIAKLKNNASKLLGYAVSLAYISSVGAATFSAIFGYILIPKLSIQSTTESLRQLPELIFKLDIPEIMPVMSALFLSVIIGLAVAWTNADLFEKLLDQFQGIVLSLVNRIIIPILPLFIATTFATLAYEGSITNHLPVFLKVIVIVIIGHFIWLALLYAIGGAMSGKNPIEVLKHYGPAYLTAVGSMSSAATLPVALSCARKSKVLRKDILDFSIPLCANIHLCGSVLTEVFFVMLVSQILYGQIPSVSSMVLFIILLGVFAIGAPGVPGGTVMASLGLITSVLAFNETGTALILTIFALQDSFGTACNVTGDGALTLMLTGIANKKNINNNEISENI; encoded by the coding sequence ATGAAAAAAATATTTAATAGCTTAATATTTAAGCTAGTGCTAGCAGTTACTTTAGGACTTATAATTGGATTTTGCTCAAATGAATCTGTAATGAATGTAATAGTTACATTAAAGTACATTCTAGGTCAAATAATATTCTTTACAGTTCCTTTAATTATCATTGGTTTCATTGCACCATCTATAGCTAAACTAAAAAATAATGCATCTAAATTATTAGGTTATGCAGTTAGTCTTGCTTACATTTCATCTGTAGGTGCTGCAACTTTCTCTGCAATATTCGGATATATATTAATACCTAAATTATCAATCCAATCTACTACAGAATCTTTACGTCAATTACCTGAACTTATTTTTAAATTGGATATACCAGAGATTATGCCTGTTATGAGTGCATTATTTTTATCTGTCATAATCGGTCTTGCTGTAGCTTGGACTAATGCTGATTTATTTGAGAAATTATTAGATCAATTTCAAGGCATAGTTTTAAGTTTAGTTAATAGGATAATTATACCAATACTGCCATTATTCATAGCTACTACTTTTGCAACTTTAGCTTATGAAGGTTCTATAACTAATCATCTTCCTGTATTCCTAAAAGTCATAGTTATCGTCATTATAGGTCATTTTATCTGGCTTGCTCTTTTATATGCTATAGGAGGAGCTATGTCTGGTAAAAATCCAATAGAAGTTTTAAAACATTATGGCCCAGCTTACTTAACAGCTGTAGGAAGTATGTCTTCAGCTGCTACATTACCAGTTGCCTTAAGTTGTGCTAGAAAATCAAAAGTTTTAAGAAAAGATATATTAGACTTCTCTATTCCACTATGTGCAAATATACATCTTTGTGGTTCAGTTTTGACAGAAGTATTTTTCGTTATGTTAGTTTCTCAAATACTTTATGGTCAAATTCCAAGCGTATCTTCTATGGTTTTATTTATAATTTTACTTGGAGTCTTCGCAATAGGAGCCCCTGGAGTTCCTGGCGGTACAGTAATGGCATCTTTAGGACTTATAACAAGTGTTCTTGCATTTAATGAAACTGGTACTGCACTTATACTAACAATATTCGCTCTTCAAGATAGCTTCGGTACTGCTTGTAACGTTACAGGAGATGGTGCTTTAACTCTTATGCTTACAGGAATTGCTAATAAGAAAAATATAAACAATAATGAAATAAGTGAAAATATATAA
- a CDS encoding class I SAM-dependent methyltransferase, with translation MEDLKKSIKEISNEEIIRIVISNKMNKENEYNKINISLKEKNNKEYYQIEKFTDKQVFHENIDKNDLEVKLLEFMQDYKQLAAWSANNNFDLKISKKGKVFLGKKKSDNINLLNKSHNKEKNYILKEGMIIQPLIDLGVFTKEGKVVKSMYDKYKQINRFVEIIDDEIRKNDYKELTILDFGCGKSYLTFVLYYYFVEIKKINVKMIGLDLKKDVIKKCNDIAKRYGYENLSFELGDINGFKYNNKVDMVITLHACDTATDYALYNAIKWNSKMIFSVPCCQHEFNHQMKAESLSILTKYGIVQERIAALMTDATRANLLEAVGYKTQLLEFIDISHSPKNILIRASKGNLSKDKKEKSLQEVNTLIEQFNFDPTLYKLLKDDNLI, from the coding sequence ATGGAAGACTTAAAGAAATCAATAAAAGAAATATCAAATGAAGAGATAATAAGAATAGTAATAAGCAATAAAATGAATAAAGAGAATGAATATAATAAAATAAATATTTCTTTAAAAGAAAAAAATAATAAAGAATATTATCAAATAGAAAAGTTTACAGACAAGCAAGTATTTCATGAAAATATAGATAAAAATGATTTAGAAGTTAAACTTTTAGAATTTATGCAAGATTATAAACAACTTGCAGCTTGGTCAGCTAACAATAACTTTGACTTGAAAATATCTAAAAAAGGAAAAGTATTTTTAGGGAAAAAGAAAAGTGATAATATAAATTTATTAAATAAAAGTCATAATAAAGAAAAAAATTATATCTTAAAAGAAGGAATGATAATACAACCACTTATAGACCTAGGAGTATTTACAAAAGAAGGTAAAGTTGTTAAGTCAATGTATGACAAGTATAAGCAAATAAATAGATTTGTGGAAATAATAGACGATGAAATAAGAAAGAACGATTATAAAGAACTTACTATACTTGATTTTGGTTGTGGTAAATCCTACTTAACTTTTGTACTTTATTATTATTTTGTAGAAATCAAAAAAATAAATGTAAAAATGATAGGTCTTGATCTAAAGAAAGATGTAATAAAAAAGTGTAATGATATAGCAAAAAGATATGGGTACGAAAACCTAAGTTTTGAACTTGGAGATATAAATGGGTTTAAATACAATAATAAGGTAGACATGGTAATAACTTTACATGCTTGCGATACAGCAACTGATTATGCACTATACAATGCAATAAAATGGAACAGTAAAATGATATTTTCAGTACCTTGCTGTCAACATGAATTTAATCATCAAATGAAAGCAGAGTCATTATCTATACTAACAAAATATGGAATAGTTCAAGAAAGGATAGCAGCTCTTATGACTGATGCAACAAGGGCTAACCTATTAGAAGCTGTAGGATATAAAACTCAGTTATTAGAATTTATAGATATATCTCATTCACCAAAAAATATTCTAATAAGAGCATCTAAAGGAAATTTAAGTAAAGATAAAAAAGAAAAATCTCTGCAAGAAGTAAATACTTTAATAGAGCAATTTAATTTTGACCCAACTTTATATAAGTTACTAAAAGATGATAATTTAATATAA
- a CDS encoding threonine/serine ThrE exporter family protein: MDINRILNFTSTAGKIMLQSGGETYRVEETITRMCQAFSIDDIDVFASPTAVMVSIIVDGEIYSVVKRISSRSTDLNKVHNINSLSRTIYKDKPSIEFCEKELEKLCVDDFYSSNITLLSAGIATSTFSVLFGGGTSDFICAFIIGILTRALSIVLNKSSLNEFFINSICGALISIYSIVFLNFGFINELDKVVAGSIMLLVPGLALTNSIRDILEGQLLSGISKAAEALFIGISNVVGTGTILHLYLKLGGM; encoded by the coding sequence ATGGATATAAATAGAATATTAAACTTTACATCTACTGCAGGTAAAATCATGCTTCAAAGCGGAGGTGAAACCTATAGGGTTGAAGAAACAATTACAAGAATGTGTCAGGCCTTTTCAATTGATGATATTGATGTTTTTGCCTCACCTACTGCTGTAATGGTGTCTATAATAGTAGATGGAGAAATTTATTCTGTAGTTAAAAGAATTAGTTCGCGCAGTACAGACTTAAATAAAGTTCATAACATAAACTCTTTATCAAGAACAATTTATAAAGATAAACCTAGTATTGAGTTTTGTGAAAAAGAATTAGAGAAATTGTGCGTAGATGACTTTTATTCATCTAATATTACGCTGCTTTCTGCAGGTATTGCAACTTCAACATTTTCAGTATTATTTGGTGGAGGTACTTCTGATTTCATTTGTGCATTTATTATAGGTATTCTTACAAGAGCCTTATCTATAGTTTTAAATAAGTCATCTTTAAATGAATTCTTTATAAATAGTATTTGTGGTGCACTAATTTCTATATACTCTATAGTTTTTTTAAATTTTGGATTTATTAATGAATTAGATAAAGTAGTCGCTGGTAGCATAATGCTTCTAGTTCCAGGTTTAGCTCTTACAAATTCAATTAGAGATATCCTTGAAGGTCAATTACTCTCTGGTATTTCTAAAGCTGCTGAAGCTTTATTCATAGGTATATCTAATGTAGTTGGAACTGGTACAATTCTTCATTTATATTTAAAATTAGGAGGAATGTAA
- a CDS encoding IS256 family transposase: MKDQREIIIPDLDYQAEVRKCKTMEDVVGKNGLMQKLFKDIIQQLLEAEMEEHLGRERHERSNEANPNYRNGYSSKTIESSFGEVGLDIPRDRKAQFEPKVVKKYETVCNELDKKIIGLYACGMSVRDIQSEMEELYGIDVSPAMISKITDKVVEAAAEWQSRELDEIYPIVYMDAMHFKVRDDNKIVSKAAYICMALDMKGKKDILGIWIGESEGAKFWLSVCNDLKNRGVDDILIACMDGLKGLPEAIKTVYPDVSIQTCIVHQIRNSLKYIASKDQREFMKDLKSVYRAFNEETALKNLDILKEKWYSKYSVVIDSWYNNWSNLNTYFEYPHEIRRIIYTTNALEGFNRQLRKYTKVRTVFPTDESLRKSLYLSTMKIMEKWTSPNQNWASTLGQLTIMFGERIPNSYTI, encoded by the coding sequence ATGAAAGATCAAAGAGAAATAATTATTCCAGATTTAGACTACCAAGCTGAAGTAAGAAAATGTAAAACCATGGAAGATGTAGTTGGTAAAAATGGATTAATGCAAAAGCTGTTCAAAGATATTATCCAACAATTGCTAGAAGCAGAAATGGAAGAACATCTGGGAAGAGAAAGGCATGAAAGAAGTAATGAAGCTAATCCAAACTATAGGAATGGATATAGTTCTAAGACTATTGAAAGTAGTTTTGGTGAAGTTGGCCTAGATATACCAAGAGATAGAAAAGCACAATTTGAACCGAAGGTTGTTAAAAAGTATGAAACTGTATGTAATGAACTAGATAAAAAAATAATAGGTCTTTATGCCTGTGGTATGAGTGTAAGAGATATCCAATCTGAAATGGAAGAACTATATGGCATTGATGTGTCTCCTGCAATGATATCTAAGATAACAGATAAGGTTGTAGAGGCTGCCGCCGAATGGCAAAGCAGAGAACTTGATGAAATATACCCAATCGTATATATGGATGCTATGCATTTTAAAGTAAGAGATGATAATAAAATAGTTTCAAAGGCAGCATATATATGTATGGCTTTAGATATGAAAGGAAAAAAAGATATATTAGGTATTTGGATTGGTGAATCAGAAGGCGCAAAATTTTGGCTATCAGTTTGTAATGATTTGAAAAATAGAGGCGTAGATGATATTTTAATTGCATGTATGGATGGTTTAAAAGGTCTACCTGAAGCAATTAAAACTGTATATCCAGATGTAAGTATTCAAACTTGTATAGTTCATCAAATTAGAAACTCTCTTAAATATATAGCATCAAAAGATCAGAGAGAGTTTATGAAAGATTTAAAAAGTGTTTATAGGGCATTTAACGAAGAAACAGCACTTAAAAATTTAGATATTCTTAAGGAGAAATGGTATTCAAAATATTCTGTTGTAATAGATTCATGGTACAATAACTGGAGTAATCTGAATACGTATTTTGAATATCCACATGAAATTAGAAGAATTATTTATACTACAAATGCTCTTGAGGGATTTAATAGACAGTTAAGAAAATATACTAAGGTAAGAACTGTATTTCCAACAGATGAGTCACTAAGAAAATCACTATATTTATCTACCATGAAAATTATGGAGAAATGGACCTCTCCAAACCAAAATTGGGCGTCTACTTTAGGACAGCTTACAATTATGTTTGGAGAAAGGATACCTAACTCTTACACAATATAA
- a CDS encoding deoxycytidylate deaminase has translation MKREDYISWNDYFMGIALLSGMRSKDPSTQVGACIVDNNNRIVSIGYNGFVNGCSDDDFPWCREGDFLETKYPYVVHAEQNAILNARGKSLEGCSIYVNLFPCHECARNIIQSGIKEVYYLIDKYADTDSIKASKYMFEKAGVKLTQLFPEVDKIELKFK, from the coding sequence ATGAAGAGAGAAGATTATATTTCCTGGAATGATTACTTTATGGGAATAGCATTACTTTCGGGAATGAGGAGTAAAGACCCATCTACTCAAGTTGGAGCATGTATAGTTGATAATAATAATAGAATTGTATCAATTGGATATAACGGCTTTGTAAATGGATGTAGTGATGATGATTTTCCTTGGTGCAGAGAAGGAGATTTTTTAGAAACAAAATATCCTTATGTAGTGCATGCAGAACAAAATGCAATTTTAAATGCAAGAGGAAAATCTCTAGAAGGTTGTAGCATATACGTAAATCTTTTCCCATGCCATGAGTGTGCTAGAAATATTATACAATCAGGAATAAAAGAAGTTTACTATTTAATAGATAAATATGCTGATACTGACTCTATAAAGGCTTCTAAATATATGTTTGAAAAAGCAGGAGTTAAATTAACTCAATTATTTCCTGAAGTAGATAAAATTGAATTAAAATTTAAATAA
- a CDS encoding DMT family transporter, translating to MSNILKSNRIKGIVCILFSAFGFALMSAFVKLAGDLPNFQKVFFRNLVSAIIALYLIIKNKGSMTGKKENRKLLLMRSLFGTLGVILNFYAIDKLVLSDANMLNKISPFLVVIFSAMFLKEKINKEQTLSIIIAFIGALFIIKPTFSVEIIPYVGGLMSAVFAASAYTCLRAIGNKEEAHTIVFFFSMFSLISIFPIFIYVYEPMTFKQLTYMILAGVFASLGQFGITLAYRYAPAKEISIFDYSNIIFSAILSIILFNQYPDILSVIGYIIVFSASYYIFLYNKKLDKIDSQNIISEDKK from the coding sequence ATGAGTAATATACTAAAATCAAATAGAATTAAAGGAATAGTTTGTATACTATTTTCAGCTTTTGGATTTGCACTTATGTCAGCCTTTGTGAAACTAGCGGGCGACTTACCAAATTTTCAAAAAGTATTTTTCAGAAATTTAGTATCTGCAATTATAGCATTATATTTAATTATTAAAAATAAAGGTAGTATGACTGGCAAAAAAGAAAATAGAAAATTATTACTGATGAGATCATTATTCGGTACATTAGGAGTGATTCTTAATTTCTATGCAATTGATAAATTAGTATTATCAGATGCAAATATGTTAAATAAAATTAGTCCATTTTTAGTAGTAATATTTAGTGCTATGTTCTTAAAAGAAAAAATAAATAAAGAACAAACTTTATCCATAATAATAGCTTTCATAGGTGCTCTATTTATTATAAAACCTACATTTAGCGTAGAAATAATACCATATGTAGGAGGATTAATGTCTGCAGTTTTTGCAGCGTCTGCATATACTTGTTTAAGGGCAATAGGAAATAAAGAAGAAGCACATACAATAGTATTTTTCTTTTCAATGTTTTCTTTAATAAGTATATTTCCTATATTTATATATGTTTATGAACCTATGACTTTTAAGCAACTTACTTATATGATATTAGCAGGAGTATTTGCTAGTTTAGGGCAATTTGGTATTACATTAGCTTACAGATATGCCCCAGCAAAAGAAATATCTATATTTGATTATAGTAATATAATTTTTAGTGCAATATTAAGTATAATTTTATTTAACCAATATCCAGATATATTAAGTGTAATTGGATATATAATAGTATTTTCAGCTTCTTATTATATATTTTTATATAATAAGAAACTAGATAAGATAGATAGTCAGAATATAATTTCTGAAGACAAAAAATAA
- a CDS encoding HAD family hydrolase, whose product MQTVFEQYEKSKDFLVCVDSDGCAMDTMEIKHRKCFAPEMIKTWGLYEKEDYILNLWYDLNLYTRTRGINRFKGLAETFKIISKEGIEIKDLESIINWVETTNELSNNSLKREIEKTNSEGLKMALAWSLAVNESIENLPQDDEPFEGVKVGLEGISKLADISVVSSANGEALDSEWNRHDLVKYLKALLGQEAGTKQHCIAELKKKGYDANKILMVGDAPGDLQAAQNNGVFFYPILVNKEGFSWDRLLNEAVPKLIKGEFTKEYQEMLIKEFNDTLK is encoded by the coding sequence GAAAAATCAAAAGACTTTTTAGTATGTGTTGACTCTGATGGATGTGCAATGGATACTATGGAAATAAAACATAGAAAATGTTTTGCTCCAGAAATGATAAAAACATGGGGATTATATGAAAAGGAAGATTATATACTAAACCTTTGGTATGATTTAAACCTTTACACAAGAACTAGAGGAATAAATAGATTTAAAGGACTTGCTGAAACTTTTAAAATAATAAGCAAAGAAGGCATAGAAATAAAAGACCTTGAAAGTATAATAAACTGGGTTGAAACTACAAATGAATTATCAAATAATTCTTTAAAAAGAGAAATAGAAAAAACTAATAGTGAAGGTTTAAAGATGGCTTTAGCATGGTCACTTGCAGTTAATGAATCAATAGAGAATTTACCTCAAGATGATGAACCATTTGAAGGTGTTAAGGTTGGTTTAGAAGGAATATCTAAATTAGCTGATATTTCAGTTGTATCTTCTGCTAATGGAGAAGCTTTAGATAGTGAGTGGAACAGACATGATTTAGTAAAATATCTTAAAGCTTTATTAGGTCAAGAAGCTGGAACTAAGCAACACTGTATAGCTGAGCTTAAGAAGAAAGGTTACGATGCTAATAAAATATTAATGGTTGGAGATGCGCCTGGAGATTTACAAGCTGCACAAAATAACGGAGTATTTTTCTATCCAATATTAGTTAATAAAGAAGGATTTTCTTGGGATAGATTATTAAATGAAGCTGTTCCTAAGTTAATAAAAGGTGAATTTACTAAAGAATATCAAGAGATGTTAATAAAAGAATTTAATGATACTTTAAAGTAG
- a CDS encoding helix-turn-helix domain-containing protein yields the protein MKLLQENIGYIYDTISSIFSLNFIIKYNDNSIVRLNELELSNEIKDDEIKMINELNDKNLLKNRDTICYYESKKKLKYMVFSVYDKDVYEGNIILGPYLNYPLQLNITLEEGKQLDKVIPIIKILQEKSIENIINSMMDSGIKDTSVIFVHEEKKDKDAEFYHIKDFNMSIVNIRERYKIENELLHYVSSGDKENAFKVTGHKNLTDINRFPDNPIRNIKNFAITMNTLLRKAVQENNIEPYFLDSISEHFAKKIERENNIDLLSGIFKEMISEYCNLVNDDIAKGYSKLVSNAINYIKLNFKYEIRLSSIAKELFVHPTYLAKKFKEETRKTVSEYINEVRVKEAKIMLKNTEFKVEDIAYYVGYNDKKYFSKTFKKIYNQSPSDYRKYN from the coding sequence GTGAAATTATTACAGGAAAATATAGGTTATATATATGATACAATAAGCAGTATATTTTCATTAAATTTTATAATAAAATACAATGATAATAGTATAGTAAGATTAAATGAATTAGAACTATCAAATGAAATAAAAGATGATGAAATAAAGATGATTAATGAATTAAATGATAAAAATTTATTAAAGAATAGAGATACAATTTGTTACTATGAGAGTAAAAAAAAATTAAAGTATATGGTGTTTAGCGTATATGATAAGGATGTATATGAAGGAAATATTATTTTAGGTCCATATCTTAACTATCCACTACAGTTAAATATAACGTTAGAAGAAGGTAAACAGCTAGATAAAGTAATACCTATAATAAAAATATTACAAGAAAAGTCCATAGAAAACATTATTAATTCTATGATGGATAGTGGAATAAAAGATACTAGCGTAATATTTGTCCATGAGGAAAAAAAAGATAAAGATGCCGAATTTTATCATATAAAAGATTTTAATATGAGTATTGTAAATATTAGAGAGAGATATAAAATAGAAAATGAGCTTTTACACTATGTAAGTTCAGGAGATAAAGAAAATGCATTTAAGGTGACAGGACATAAAAATTTAACTGATATTAATAGATTTCCAGATAACCCTATAAGAAATATTAAGAACTTTGCAATAACTATGAATACTCTTTTAAGAAAAGCTGTTCAAGAAAATAATATAGAACCATATTTTTTAGATAGTATATCGGAGCATTTTGCAAAAAAAATAGAAAGGGAAAATAATATAGATTTATTATCAGGTATATTTAAAGAAATGATATCTGAATATTGTAATTTAGTAAATGATGATATAGCTAAAGGTTACTCAAAATTAGTATCAAATGCTATTAATTACATTAAATTGAATTTTAAGTATGAAATAAGATTATCTAGTATTGCAAAAGAATTATTTGTACATCCAACATACCTAGCTAAAAAATTTAAGGAAGAGACTAGGAAAACAGTATCTGAATATATTAATGAAGTTAGAGTAAAGGAAGCTAAGATAATGTTAAAAAACACAGAATTTAAAGTAGAAGATATAGCCTATTATGTGGGATATAATGATAAGAAATATTTTTCAAAAACATTTAAAAAAATATACAATCAATCACCAAGTGATTATAGAAAATATAATTAA
- a CDS encoding acyl-[acyl-carrier-protein] thioesterase codes for MIYSSNYKIGIEDIGMNNEASNKALLAIMEDVAGLHSASVGYGVFEIETKKRTWILLDWKMKVIKRPKYNDEIKAETWSRKIEKLYAYRDFQLKDKEGNIIVIGTSRWIFIDIDRRRPIRLTADITDLYESEIDKNVFPEEMEDVKCEDYLFKKEYYVQRRDIDMNEHMHNLGYLDMAYEILPDDVYKNKIFDNVRITYKKEIVYGEKIECYYSEHNDKYIISAKTKDKINAVIELY; via the coding sequence ATGATATACAGCAGTAACTATAAAATAGGTATAGAAGATATAGGAATGAATAATGAAGCATCTAATAAAGCACTTCTTGCAATAATGGAAGATGTAGCAGGGCTTCACAGTGCATCTGTAGGGTATGGAGTTTTTGAGATAGAAACTAAAAAAAGAACATGGATACTTTTAGACTGGAAGATGAAGGTTATAAAAAGACCTAAATATAATGATGAGATAAAAGCAGAAACATGGTCAAGAAAAATAGAAAAACTATACGCCTATCGTGATTTTCAACTCAAAGATAAAGAAGGAAATATAATTGTAATTGGGACATCAAGATGGATTTTTATTGATATAGATAGGAGAAGACCAATAAGACTTACAGCAGATATTACGGATTTATATGAGTCAGAAATTGATAAAAATGTATTTCCTGAGGAGATGGAAGATGTAAAATGTGAAGACTATCTATTCAAAAAGGAATACTATGTTCAAAGAAGAGATATTGATATGAATGAACATATGCATAACTTAGGCTATTTGGATATGGCATATGAAATTTTACCAGATGATGTTTATAAAAATAAAATCTTTGATAATGTGAGAATTACATATAAAAAAGAAATAGTATACGGAGAAAAGATTGAATGTTACTATTCAGAGCATAATGATAAATATATTATTTCAGCAAAAACTAAAGATAAGATAAATGCAGTAATAGAATTGTATTAA